A stretch of Paenibacillus mucilaginosus 3016 DNA encodes these proteins:
- a CDS encoding response regulator, whose translation MKKILVVDDSLFMRMILKNVIQELGYEIAAEASNGMEALTKYEEIKPDLVTLDITMPEMDGMTALEEIRSRDPEAKVIMVSAMGQQALLIRAVSMGASDFIVKPFNKDRVREALKKAFAS comes from the coding sequence ATGAAAAAGATACTGGTTGTCGATGATTCGCTGTTTATGCGCATGATTCTGAAGAATGTGATCCAGGAGCTGGGGTACGAGATTGCGGCCGAGGCGAGCAACGGGATGGAAGCGCTGACAAAATATGAGGAGATCAAACCGGATCTTGTTACGCTCGATATTACGATGCCGGAGATGGACGGGATGACGGCACTCGAGGAGATCCGCAGCCGCGACCCTGAAGCGAAGGTGATCATGGTGTCGGCCATGGGGCAGCAGGCGCTGCTGATCCGGGCGGTTTCCATGGGAGCCAGTGATTTTATCGTGAAGCCGTTCAATAAAGACCGCGTACGCGAGGCGCTCAAGAAGGCATTCGCTTCCTGA
- a CDS encoding metal-dependent hydrolase: MEVWYHGHSCVQLTHGGHSLIIDPFISGNGLAVTRPEDVKVDHILLTHAHADHILDTVPIAKANDATVVATFELAAYMGWQGLKTFAMNIGGRTSLGYADVEMTPALHSSGIVLEEEKKIIYGGMPGGFVIKWAGFTIYHSGDTSLFSDMKLIGERHSIDLAFLPIGDVFTMGPEDAATAAAWLGAKSVVPLHFDTFPPIRQDAEKFAAGLSQQGIRGISMQPGEKRVLEA; encoded by the coding sequence ATGGAAGTATGGTATCATGGGCATTCCTGCGTCCAGCTGACGCACGGAGGCCATTCCCTGATTATCGATCCGTTCATTTCGGGCAACGGACTGGCCGTTACCCGTCCCGAGGACGTCAAAGTAGATCATATCCTGCTGACGCATGCGCATGCGGATCATATTCTCGATACGGTGCCGATCGCCAAAGCGAACGACGCCACGGTGGTCGCCACCTTCGAGCTGGCCGCCTATATGGGCTGGCAGGGGCTGAAGACCTTCGCGATGAACATCGGAGGGCGGACATCGCTCGGCTACGCGGATGTCGAGATGACGCCGGCGCTGCACAGCTCGGGCATCGTGCTGGAGGAAGAGAAGAAGATCATCTACGGCGGCATGCCGGGCGGCTTCGTCATCAAGTGGGCCGGCTTCACGATCTACCACAGCGGCGACACCTCGCTGTTCTCGGATATGAAGCTGATCGGCGAGCGCCACAGCATTGATCTGGCCTTCCTGCCGATCGGCGATGTCTTCACGATGGGGCCGGAAGACGCGGCGACCGCCGCCGCCTGGCTCGGAGCGAAGTCCGTCGTGCCGCTGCACTTCGACACCTTCCCGCCGATCCGCCAGGATGCGGAGAAGTTCGCGGCAGGGCTGTCGCAGCAGGGCATCCGAGGGATATCAATGCAGCCTGGAGAGAAGCGGGTCCTGGAGGCGTAA
- a CDS encoding GNAT family N-acetyltransferase encodes MGVLAIPVETTEQLEECFGIRRRVFVEEQQVPEEEEIDEFDASPAACRHWLLRDGEEPVGTGRWRMYDGETAKLQRIAVLNSRRGQGLGRTIIEAMEQDVRKAGVPAVILDGQVQAEAFYRKLGYETISKEPFLDAGIWHVRMRKELRPEEA; translated from the coding sequence GTGGGAGTGTTGGCAATCCCCGTAGAGACAACCGAACAGCTTGAGGAATGCTTCGGCATCCGCAGGCGTGTGTTCGTAGAAGAGCAGCAGGTGCCGGAGGAGGAAGAGATCGACGAGTTCGATGCAAGTCCTGCCGCCTGCCGCCACTGGCTGCTGCGGGATGGAGAAGAGCCGGTCGGCACCGGACGCTGGCGCATGTATGACGGGGAGACGGCCAAGCTGCAGCGGATCGCGGTGCTGAATTCCCGCCGCGGACAAGGCCTCGGCCGGACGATCATCGAGGCGATGGAGCAGGATGTGCGGAAGGCGGGCGTGCCGGCCGTCATTCTTGACGGACAGGTGCAGGCCGAAGCCTTCTACCGCAAGCTCGGCTACGAGACGATCTCGAAGGAGCCGTTCCTTGACGCGGGCATCTGGCATGTCCGGATGCGCAAGGAGCTGCGTCCCGAGGAAGCATAG
- a CDS encoding putative bifunctional diguanylate cyclase/phosphodiesterase — MTLTSYLLWGFYFFPGLLCLIMACEMEWRHDAKSRTAAALMLSLASFFFGEMVRALLPPEYSIAIVENWSGISAGLSIGFAYHFYTQFVRWNERLHPLLYYGICYAPPLVLALIFQTGHTELIFTGTEAVGPWNKLVIEPSGYFALMIFVLFYISAFVPLLLLARRRVPTERMKRKYTILAASSSILFIWVLVFGVLAELLPPPMPLPSLFFVYGTVIWAAMIRYLMVKYGFLTSIGNRFRILFETSPHSIMVLDSSARIRELNPMVENMFHIALSPGSSLLEIFPEEEREAMLAHFRGDFDRQERHRGLVFPLTTAKGEVMHVALDCDYFEYEDELLRMDIVRDVTDVKLTEDRIREMAYTDPLTRVGNRALFHKRFGELAKENPDRRMAVLLLDLDRFKQINDVLGHGTGDQLLQHVAESLKSAVPGPHLIARLGGDEFLVLLADLDRGEAEDLAHLILKEIRRPFVLDSQELHLTSSIGIAHYPEDGTDTETLMKHADNAMYRAKSLGKNRVSVYDLEMNRLSEARFSLEQRLRLALDRGELVLHYQPQAELSSGRIIGMEALIRWNAPGASGLVPPVEFIPVAEECGLIVPIGQWVLGEACRQNKAWYDLGQRWTVSVNVSAAQLMRSGFPEEVRAVLEQTGLPPELLILEITETAAVRDLEHTRRMLLDLAQLGVSISLDDFGTGYSSLGLIRQLPVKTIKIDRSFVQEMTDEGGNGAIAEALITLALSFGMGTVAEGVETEEQRERLARSRCAAIQGYLLSRPVPAQTITKKFAGGE; from the coding sequence ATGACACTGACTTCTTATCTGCTGTGGGGCTTTTATTTTTTCCCCGGCCTTCTGTGCCTGATTATGGCTTGCGAGATGGAATGGCGCCATGATGCCAAAAGCCGCACGGCCGCCGCCCTGATGCTGTCCCTCGCCTCCTTCTTCTTCGGTGAGATGGTGCGGGCGCTGCTGCCTCCCGAGTATTCGATTGCGATTGTGGAGAACTGGTCGGGAATCTCGGCAGGGTTGTCGATCGGATTCGCCTACCATTTTTATACCCAATTTGTTCGTTGGAACGAACGGCTGCATCCTCTGCTCTACTACGGCATCTGTTATGCGCCTCCCCTGGTTCTAGCGCTGATCTTCCAGACAGGCCATACGGAACTGATCTTCACCGGCACCGAGGCGGTCGGTCCCTGGAACAAGCTCGTGATCGAGCCCTCGGGCTACTTTGCCCTGATGATCTTCGTGCTCTTCTATATCTCCGCCTTCGTCCCGCTGCTGCTGCTGGCCAGACGGCGGGTCCCGACCGAGCGGATGAAACGCAAGTACACGATCCTTGCCGCATCGTCCTCGATCCTCTTCATCTGGGTGCTGGTCTTCGGGGTGCTCGCCGAGCTGCTCCCGCCGCCGATGCCGCTTCCGTCCCTGTTCTTCGTGTACGGCACCGTGATCTGGGCCGCGATGATCCGCTACCTGATGGTCAAATACGGTTTCCTGACCTCGATCGGCAACCGATTCCGCATCCTGTTCGAGACGAGCCCGCACAGCATCATGGTGCTGGACAGCTCCGCCCGCATCCGTGAGCTGAATCCCATGGTGGAGAACATGTTCCATATTGCTCTCTCCCCGGGCAGCTCGCTGCTCGAGATTTTTCCCGAGGAAGAACGCGAGGCCATGCTGGCTCATTTCCGCGGGGACTTCGACCGGCAGGAGCGTCACCGCGGCTTGGTGTTCCCCCTTACTACGGCAAAAGGCGAAGTGATGCATGTCGCCCTGGACTGCGATTACTTCGAATATGAAGATGAGCTGCTGCGGATGGATATCGTCCGGGACGTGACGGACGTGAAGCTTACGGAGGACCGGATCCGGGAGATGGCGTACACCGATCCCCTGACTCGTGTCGGAAACCGGGCTCTGTTCCACAAACGGTTCGGTGAGCTTGCCAAAGAGAACCCGGACCGGCGGATGGCCGTCCTGCTGCTGGATCTCGACCGGTTCAAGCAGATCAACGATGTCCTCGGTCACGGCACGGGCGATCAGCTGCTCCAGCATGTGGCGGAATCCCTGAAGTCGGCGGTCCCGGGGCCGCATCTCATCGCAAGACTGGGCGGGGACGAGTTCCTTGTCCTGCTTGCCGACCTGGACCGCGGGGAAGCGGAGGACCTGGCACACCTCATACTGAAGGAGATCCGCCGGCCGTTCGTGCTTGACAGCCAGGAGCTTCACTTGACGTCGAGCATCGGCATCGCCCACTACCCCGAGGACGGTACGGATACCGAGACGCTCATGAAGCATGCCGACAATGCCATGTACCGGGCGAAGAGCCTTGGGAAGAACCGCGTCAGCGTCTATGATCTGGAGATGAACCGCTTGTCCGAAGCCCGCTTCAGCCTGGAACAGCGGCTGCGGCTGGCTCTCGACCGCGGCGAGCTCGTCCTGCATTACCAGCCACAGGCGGAGCTCTCTTCCGGCCGGATCATCGGCATGGAGGCCCTCATCCGCTGGAATGCGCCCGGTGCCTCCGGCCTGGTCCCTCCGGTCGAGTTCATCCCGGTGGCGGAGGAGTGCGGCCTCATCGTGCCGATCGGCCAGTGGGTGCTGGGGGAAGCGTGCAGGCAGAACAAAGCCTGGTACGACCTCGGGCAGCGATGGACCGTCTCGGTCAATGTGTCGGCCGCCCAGCTCATGCGCTCCGGATTCCCTGAAGAGGTGCGTGCCGTCCTGGAGCAGACCGGTCTTCCGCCGGAGCTGCTCATCCTCGAGATCACCGAGACGGCCGCCGTGCGGGACCTCGAGCACACCCGCCGGATGCTGCTGGATCTGGCCCAGCTCGGCGTCTCGATCTCCCTCGACGATTTCGGGACGGGCTATTCGTCGCTCGGACTCATCCGGCAGCTCCCGGTGAAGACGATCAAGATCGACCGCTCGTTTGTGCAGGAGATGACGGACGAGGGCGGCAACGGCGCGATCGCCGAAGCCCTGATCACCCTGGCCCTGAGCTTCGGCATGGGGACGGTGGCCGAAGGGGTGGAGACCGAGGAGCAGCGCGAACGGCTGGCCCGCAGCCGCTGTGCGGCGATTCAGGGCTACCTGCTCAGCAGGCCGGTGCCCGCTCAGACGATCACGAAGAAGTTTGCCGGCGGGGAATAA
- a CDS encoding ABC transporter ATP-binding protein translates to MAKGLPKIPIRDYVLLLSQYLKNQRRSMLLLTFLLLFGIAMQLITPQIIRYFIDTAQSQPSSRPLYYAAGLFLAATLLQQIVNVGATYVGASVGWIATNQLRLDVASHCLRLDMSFHKSQTSGAIIERVDGDINALSNFFSSFVITLLSNVILVAGMLVLLFREGWLIGTGMLFFVLFALASIQYIRRFAVPHWGKLREISARFYGFLGEHLEGTEDTRANGATGYVMFRFHQLLREWLPLRIRAFLGWASMWITTLIVFTIGSAVAFAISYSLWKQGAITLGTVYMIFYYTELMAKPIEQIRTQMEDLQKADASILRVRELLATPAAIQDGPGTPVPEGPLSVEFDRVSFSYDGSGRTLDGLSFRLEPGQVLGLLGRTGSGKTTLARLLLRFYDADEGEIRIGGTEIREPKLQQLRGRVGMVTQNIEIFQGTLRDNLTFFDDTIGDERVSGVLRELGLHGWLESLPQGLDTQLESGGGGLSAGEAQLLSFARVFLADPGLVILDEASSRLDPATEQRIERAMNRLLVGRTCIIIAHRLATIERADRILILQEGRIIEEGERETLRRDPGSRYARMLQVGMEEMLV, encoded by the coding sequence ATGGCCAAAGGGCTTCCCAAAATTCCCATACGCGATTATGTGCTCCTGCTGTCCCAATACCTGAAAAACCAGCGGAGGAGCATGCTGCTGCTGACCTTCCTGCTGCTCTTCGGCATCGCCATGCAGCTCATCACGCCGCAGATCATACGCTATTTCATCGATACGGCACAGTCGCAGCCGAGCTCCCGGCCGCTCTATTACGCGGCGGGGCTTTTCCTCGCAGCTACGCTGCTGCAGCAGATCGTCAACGTGGGGGCGACCTACGTCGGGGCGAGCGTCGGCTGGATTGCGACCAACCAGCTGCGGCTGGATGTCGCCTCCCACTGTCTGCGGCTCGATATGTCGTTTCACAAATCCCAGACCTCCGGCGCCATCATCGAGCGGGTAGACGGGGACATCAACGCGCTGTCGAATTTCTTCTCGAGCTTCGTCATTACGCTGCTGAGCAACGTGATCCTGGTGGCCGGCATGCTGGTGCTGCTCTTCCGCGAGGGATGGCTGATCGGGACGGGAATGCTGTTCTTCGTGCTATTCGCCCTGGCCTCCATTCAATACATACGCCGCTTCGCCGTCCCCCATTGGGGCAAGCTCAGGGAGATCAGCGCCCGGTTCTACGGCTTTCTCGGGGAGCATCTCGAGGGAACGGAGGACACAAGGGCGAACGGGGCGACGGGCTACGTCATGTTCCGCTTCCATCAGCTCCTCAGGGAGTGGCTTCCGCTGCGCATCCGCGCTTTCCTCGGGTGGGCTTCGATGTGGATCACCACGCTGATCGTGTTCACGATCGGCAGCGCCGTCGCTTTCGCGATCAGCTACAGCCTGTGGAAGCAGGGGGCAATTACGCTCGGCACCGTGTACATGATCTTCTATTATACGGAGCTCATGGCCAAACCCATCGAGCAGATCCGCACCCAGATGGAGGATCTGCAGAAAGCCGACGCGAGCATCCTCCGGGTGAGGGAGCTGCTGGCCACCCCGGCCGCCATCCAGGACGGCCCCGGGACACCGGTGCCGGAAGGCCCGCTGTCCGTCGAGTTCGACCGGGTCTCCTTCAGCTATGACGGCTCCGGCCGGACGCTCGACGGCTTAAGCTTCCGCCTTGAGCCGGGCCAGGTGCTCGGGCTGCTCGGCCGTACGGGGAGCGGCAAGACGACGCTCGCCCGCCTGCTGCTCCGCTTCTACGATGCGGACGAAGGCGAGATCCGCATCGGCGGAACGGAGATCCGTGAACCGAAGCTGCAGCAGCTGCGGGGGCGTGTCGGCATGGTGACACAGAATATTGAGATCTTCCAGGGGACGCTGCGCGACAACCTGACCTTCTTCGACGATACGATCGGCGATGAGCGGGTGTCGGGGGTCCTGAGGGAGCTCGGCCTCCACGGCTGGCTGGAGTCGCTGCCGCAGGGGCTGGATACCCAGCTGGAATCCGGAGGCGGGGGATTGTCCGCAGGCGAAGCCCAGCTGCTGTCCTTCGCCCGGGTGTTCCTCGCCGATCCGGGGCTCGTCATTCTCGATGAAGCCTCTTCCCGGCTGGACCCGGCAACCGAGCAGCGGATCGAACGGGCGATGAACCGGCTGCTCGTCGGGCGCACCTGTATTATCATTGCCCACCGGCTGGCCACCATCGAGAGGGCCGACCGCATCCTGATTCTGCAGGAGGGCCGGATCATCGAGGAGGGGGAACGGGAGACGCTGCGGCGTGACCCGGGCTCCCGCTACGCCCGGATGCTGCAGGTGGGAATGGAGGAGATGCTGGTATGA